The sequence AATGTAGTAAGGCGCAAGGATGTAGAGGCTAAACTCCAGACATCAGAGGAACTCAGTTCGACAAAACCTGTTTCTTCGAAATCTCTGAAATGGACATAGTTAGGGTCCATTCCAGGAAACGAAGTAGCAGGGACACAGAAAGGTTCAGAGTTTGAGAGGAACACGACGAGGTTCCCCATGTCTTGAGTGTAAACAGTGTTCCCTTCATCGTCTAATTTGAACACCATTAAAGCTTTGGTTCTCATTCTAGCAAATACCACCCTTGGCGATCTTGGTTGTCTTCTTGTACTGCTTGACCAAGAAAGTTTCACCGGTGGGTCGTGACTCCACCTAGTGCTCGCACCTGATGCACGAATCCAAAAGATTCTCCAAATCAGTGCACTTAAGTTCATTAATATACAAAACCACATGTTTTTCGGAGATCCGCACCACAACCCCAGCTAGGACGATTTCACAAGGAGGGGTTTGCAACAAAGAAGCTGAGAATCCtttagagagaagaagaagaagaataacaacaacaagttgttattattagcaaaaaaaacatcaatcactttttcatttcacatatatatataataaatatatttagaattttacaCATACATACATTTTTACATATTTCACCTCCATTACATGACACTTCTGTAGCTACATTTCTTTCCATAAAAAGCTTATTCAGAGAAACCatgtatatacaaaaaaaactaactaaagGCTTATAACATTTTAATTCTAAACATATATTAGATATTAAACAAAACTAGTTTCTAATGCAGGAGAGGCTTTATCTCCTTATGTTTTCAAGTTCTTCCTTTTGCCTCAGCCCCATTCATTTGAAACCATTTTACTTCCTCTCCTCTGTTTTCGCAAACCTTCCTCGGATCCTCGGTTGGTTATCTGCAAGAGCTTTCCTACAAGCATactgaaaccaaaccaaaacagtCTTTGACTAACTTTGAACCAAAAAGATTACTTCTCAAGTCATCTGTTATAGGGTATTGCGTTGTATACCTTGATTTTACGCCCGAAATTTCGCCTGCTCTTCTTGTTCCTGTATCTAGAAAGCTTCTCACGTCGATCCTCCGAAGTACAGCTCACAATAATCCTATCCAGTGGAGATTGAAAATGACCAGTCCCTAGTTTCTACTCatcaaaaaaacagaaaactctAGTCAGCACtgtttttttcatattattgaTGATTCAACAAACAAATGTTTCACAAATACTCAAACCTGTATGTCGCCTTCACTAAAGGCTCGTCGCATCCCATAATCAGAACTAAAATCCAAGTGAGAAAAATCAGGAAAATTCTGAACCACAACAGCCTCTTGATGTGCATGTGACCGATCCATAGAGCTCAAGTTCCCCGAGCTTACGGTCTTCTGCGTATCGTGGCTCTCATCGATCCCCGTTGTCACGAGAGAGATGTTCTTTACGTCTAAAACATCAGCGAGTGGAGACTCCATCATAGCTGATTTCATCGTGAGACCTTGCTCGCATTCATAAAAGGCTTTGTCAAGAAGCTGCTGACCACTCTGAAACAACCCAAGATCGAGATCAGGAAGATCACAAAGCCCTTGGGAAGAGTCTTCCCCGCAAGAGATCATCGTTAAGGCAGCTGAGAGTGGATCAACGGTTAAGATTGACTCTTCAAGAATTGAATCAGGAGCTTTGAATAGATCTCCTTCTTCTCCAGTATCATACTCAGGGATGTTTGATGGCCCAGCAAAAGCGTTTctctgcaaaaaaaataaatatcacatGAGAATCagagaccacaaacaaaacagaACATAGTTCGAGACATTTGAGACAATAAAAGTACAGACTACAGATCTTTAAAAATCTTGTTACGAGTAGTCGGGTAGATACGTTCAAGAATCTTTAGTGAAGGATTACTTTGTGAGATGAAAGAACCAATAAAACAAGACAATCCACTAGTAGTGAATAAATGGAAAAAAACAAGTCTTGAAGAACATGGAATCTCATGTGAAAAGAAACGTTTGGCTTTTTTTTCTGAAGTAGAAGATTCTGTTTTATCAAAAAGATtatgtttttcttataaaagaaaaaagaactatatttttttcctaCTCAACTTTCTCAGCAACCAAAAAACACTTGTGGTCAGGTCAGTGGAACAAAAATATCTCATCAAGTGGCCACTTAAAACAGTTCACACCACTAGTTAATCAACTTCACCAGTAAACAATTTGGCTTTTCTCATCTAAACACTCCCAACCTTTAACTCCATAAACCAAAATAGAGGAAGGAAGAATATTAGTTTCATCAAAAGACAAAAAACCCTATCAGAATCTTCCAAGGGAAACCTATAACTTAGAAAATCAGTGaccaaaaaaggaagaagaatcaTCACAAGTAAttagaaaaaaggaaaagatgatcttcaaatattcaaatgcAGTAAGAAAAAGAGtcaaaatgaaaagaagaagagaaattcAAACCATTTCATCATCTGAGAGCTTGTATGATTTGAAGAGGTCTTCAAATTGGTGAATATCTGGAGAACAAGTTTGCATGTAACGGAGCATTAACCCTGAATCTGCATACATTTTTTGTTCGTCCTCTTTGTGAGAGAAAAGTTTAGAAGTACGAAATGAAGAAATGGAGGAGAAAGTGGACATAGAAGAAAGCAAACAATAATACAGAGGCCAAGTTGTGAATTTGAGAGGAAAAAGTTTGGTACTTTGCTCCTGCTCTTGCCCTTTTTATGACAGAAAGACGCTttgttatgtttatttatttattggtgCTATTGTGGACACTATAGAGAGAAAAAAGCCATTACtaaaaattttatacaaaatatttaatttttcagtATAATATAAAAAAGGGTATTTAATAGTTGtatattcatatatacatataatgaTCAGAACCTTTTGTATTTTAGTGTTGTATCTCAAttacttttaagttttaagtttttttattatagagAATAAGCAATGACTTGGTCAGTAGTAAACAATGGTTTATGTAACGTTTTTATTGCTTTCatcaatataacaaaatttttggTTCATTTTTATCTTGTGTCTGATGTTTACTGTTTCGAAAAATTCGCAGATTACCAcgaatatttgttttacatgttttgtctttatcttcatcttcatcttcttagaTATTTATGTTCTTCAAAATaatgcatacaaattataaagtTGCATAATATCGACTATACTCCTActtttgattaattaagaaaaaaaacatacttgTATAATAAAAATGCAAGACATGAGTAAGAATAAAATGTGTTTACAATTAATCAAATTTGCTATATGTTGATCTTACTTGcatattttcttcctttttagTCGAAAGAATTTTAATCTGATTTGAATTTGAATAACATAGATGTTTTATAAggagtaaaatatatataaacaattacAACAGTTAAATCTGTGTCTGAAACTTTGTGCTCAAGTGGTAATGAGAAGGATTTGGAACACTAAATATTATGAATCCTAAATTACTAATATATCCGGTATATTGGTAACTTAGGATTCAAAAACtgcatagaaaatatataaatttgttatgttgcaagaaaaaaaatattttttgaaatttttttaaaatattatttatatattttctatgcagtttttattagtaataataatatattataaaatttaaaaattctttttaataaattaacattagtttaaaattgtgaaaataatcatataagatgatgtatttgtaattaaaatttatatatatatatatatattcatataaataataattattagaacACCAAACAATGAAACAGATGAGGTATGGAAGTATATAATTATACTTTCAAACGCGCTTACATATTTACATGCCAACAACATCAGCTTTTTGAGTTAAGAATTTTGGTAAAAGAGTAAGTCATTGTGGTTACTGGTATATTGGTAACTCAGAATTC is a genomic window of Brassica napus cultivar Da-Ae chromosome A2, Da-Ae, whole genome shotgun sequence containing:
- the LOC106390599 gene encoding zinc finger protein CONSTANS-LIKE 9-like isoform X2, which gives rise to MRFHVLQDLFFSIYSLLVDCLVLLVLSSHKRNAFAGPSNIPEYDTGEEGDLFKAPDSILEESILTVDPLSAALTMISCGEDSSQGLCDLPDLDLGLFQSGQQLLDKAFYECEQGLTMKSAMMESPLADVLDVKNISLVTTGIDESHDTQKTVSSGNLSSMDRSHAHQEAVVVQNFPDFSHLDFSSDYGMRRAFSEGDIQKLGTGHFQSPLDRIIVSCTSEDRREKLSRYRNKKSRRNFGRKIKYACRKALADNQPRIRGRFAKTEERK
- the LOC106390599 gene encoding zinc finger protein CONSTANS-LIKE 10-like isoform X3, producing the protein MISCGEDSSQGLCDLPDLDLGLFQSGQQLLDKAFYECEQGLTMKSAMMESPLADVLDVKNISLVTTGIDESHDTQKTVSSGNLSSMDRSHAHQEAVVVQNFPDFSHLDFSSDYGMRRAFSEGDIQKLGTGHFQSPLDRIIVSCTSEDRREKLSRYRNKKSRRNFGRKIKYACRKALADNQPRIRGRFAKTEERK
- the LOC106390599 gene encoding zinc finger protein CONSTANS-LIKE 9-like isoform X1, whose product is MSTFSSISSFRTSKLFSHKEDEQKMYADSGLMLRYMQTCSPDIHQFEDLFKSYKLSDDEMRNAFAGPSNIPEYDTGEEGDLFKAPDSILEESILTVDPLSAALTMISCGEDSSQGLCDLPDLDLGLFQSGQQLLDKAFYECEQGLTMKSAMMESPLADVLDVKNISLVTTGIDESHDTQKTVSSGNLSSMDRSHAHQEAVVVQNFPDFSHLDFSSDYGMRRAFSEGDIQKLGTGHFQSPLDRIIVSCTSEDRREKLSRYRNKKSRRNFGRKIKYACRKALADNQPRIRGRFAKTEERK